One Mya arenaria isolate MELC-2E11 chromosome 7, ASM2691426v1 genomic window carries:
- the LOC128241550 gene encoding methyltransferase-like protein 27, translating to MADLSKKEWEHYERPEQSHVFKQIATVMRKGISPEEVAEFYSKWAGDLEYEKELPADVYNAPIVTAEAAADGLTEVQRAEARVLDVAAGTGMSGDRLRAHGFRHVDALDPSEGMLAKARERELYDKYICAFITDQPLDIPENTYDVLTVSAGLGEGHIKCCALTEMIRLVKPGGVIVIVTRFQHLESVEEYRGRLEPLMDQFEKEGRWRRMERRVFPGFFLDKEGILWKYQVC from the exons ATGGCGGACCTATCCAAAAAGGAATGGGAACATTACGAGCGCCCCGAGCAGAGCCACGTATTCAAGCAGATCGCCACTGTCATGCGAAAGGGTATCTCCCCAGAGGAAGTGGCTGAATTCTACAGCAAGTGGGCGGGCGACCTTGAGTATGAAAAG GAACTTCCGGCCGACGTGTACAACGCGCCAATAGTGACGGCGGAGGCGGCGGCGGATGGACTGACTGAAGTACAGCGAGCGGAGGCGCGGGTGTTGGACGTGGCCGCCGGAACCGGCATGAGCGGAGACCGG CTGCGCGCGCACGGCTTCCGGCACGTGGACGCCCTGGATCCATCGGAAGGGATGTTGGCCAAGGCCCGGGAGAGGGAGCTGTACGATAAATATATATGCGCCTTTATAACCGACCAACCTCTGGATATACCCGAAA ATACTTATGACGTGCTGACAGTGAGCGCGGGTCTGGGGGAGGGGCACATCAAGTGTTGCGCACTCACAGAGATGATCCGCCTTGTAAAACCAG GTGGCGTAATAGTGATCGTGACGCGTTTCCAGCACCTGGAGTCGGTTGAGGAGTATCGTGGGCGGCTAGAGCCGCTCATGGACCAATTCGAAAAGGAAGGCCGTTGGCGCCGTATGGAGCGGCGCGTGTTTCCGGGATTCTTCCTGGACAAGGAGGGAATATTGTGGAAGTACCAGGTCTGCTAG